From the Trichoplusia ni isolate ovarian cell line Hi5 chromosome 1, tn1, whole genome shotgun sequence genome, the window tgttctattctcagacctacccaatatgtgtacaaaatttcatgaaaatcggtccaaccgtttcggaggagtacggtaactaacatcgtgacacgggaattttatatattagataggaTATTAAGCTGTTATCTGTGATAacagaactaaaataaaatatatattactttTCAGCAAATTGGTAGTCAAGAAATGTAGCTTACATATTACTCCAACAATTGCAACAATGTTACCATTATATAAAATCATTGAGTATTaaactaaagagaaaaaaattgctgccttgagaaaaaaaaattagcatTAGGTACAGTGTTAACATATTATAACAAAGGAGTTTTATACTgtgttgctttaaaaaaaactacttttaaagaatatatttggacttattataataattatatttatctcttTCCTGAGCCCTTGTCGCGTCGCTTCTTAACGTGTTTCTtcgttttagtttttcttttctcGGCTTTTTCTTCCTTGATAGCCTTTTTCCTTGCTTTCTTGCTGTTGGGAGACTCATCTCTCGGCCGAGCACTGTTTTTGAACTTGGTTTCTGGAAACATAAACAAGTTTTTgagaatagtttaaaaaatatctgaattttaaaatgcttGACGAATGCTTGGGAAAGTTACAAGAATTggtaattttaaagataaaataaaagtacgaaaaatataaaagtattatctGTACTTActgtcttcatcatcatcatcttcaccTTCTGAATCACTTTCCGAGCCACTTGCTGAGATGTCTTCTTCTTGAAGAATATCAGGTTTTTCTGCAGCTGTCAAGTCTTCTTTGAAGCCAGCAATTTTCTTGTAAGCTAAGTCCTCTGTGTCACCCTTTTTAGCTTTTGTGATGTCTCTTTCATAGTTTATGACctgaaaatgttaatttattgctaaacataggaagaaaattaaaaatgaagtttttaaatcttttgaaGTGTGGATGAATCCCAAGTGTGGATTCACAACAATAAGACTTATCTTTCAGGTTGTATCTTATGGGTAAGTACAGTACAGTACAAtacagtaataaaattgttacctCAGTAAGTCTCTTTGGAATGTAGATACTCTTAAAAGCCTCTTCTTCAACTTGTTCCTGAGCCGTCATCTCCTCAAAGTTCCTCGACGCAGCCTTCTCAGACAGTTTCTCAAGGCATTCCTCCAAATTGGCCTCATTAATCGTAGAATCAGTGATAAAGTCAAATAATTCCTTAACAGTCAAAGTAGCAACACCTCTTTTCCTAAAGAAGTCAGAAATGTTTGTACAATCTTTACGCAGAAACTCGAATGCATGTGGATGATCATGTTCTACAGACTGTGAAACATCTATAATCACTATATTTCCTTGATGGTACAATAAGTTGAATTCGGACAAGTCCGCATGCACAAGCTTGCATATGTTGAACATTTTCCACATCATCATAATACAATCACGGTATAATGAGCGAGCTGTTGATTGGgatatttctacatctttgagtTTAGGAGATGGCCAACCATCTTCACCCATGAAGGACATTACTAAGACGTGACTACGTAGTATAACTGGTTCAGGAACACTGAGCTGAGCATTGTGCATTCTCACAAGATTCCTCATCTCTTTCTCAGCCCAAGTTCGCACCATCTTACGAGGATTAGACCTGCAGTAGCCATTCCTGAACCTGTACTCTCCAGACACATATTTGTCTCTGTCTTTGAAGACCAGAATAGATGTTTTGAAGATTTTCACAGCATAATCTTTGCCATCTTTAGACGTAGCATGATAGACGTTGGCTTCTTTGCCAGTGGAAATGCAGCCATTGATTTCATTGATTATTCCTCGGTTTAGTAATTTAAAGAGTATCATCTTAGTACGAGGGTCCATGACCTGTTCCGCAGTAGCTCTGTCATGTTTGTCCTTGATTCTAATTCTTTCATTATCAGCCTTCCTGTCATTAATATCCATAAATTTCTCAGTTTTTCTTGACATGGGTTCATATTTGTCAACATTTATCTTGTGAACGTATTTCTTGAAGAGTTTCTCGCTCGGCTGGTACGCGCTAACTTTATTAGATGGCGCTTGGGTGTTGATGTTGGCTTTCTTTTTATTCTGGCCTGGATCGTCGGAGTCGTGGAAATATTCATCAGAGTCGAATTCATCGTCATCTTCACTAGTACTAAGGGTTTTTATTTGAGGAACATCTGAAAACTAAACGTTCAACAATGAGTATTATGTAAAATTCAGGCTGAACACATAATACCAAGACcaatgatagaaaaaaaatacaaggtgTAAAACTTACTCGGACCGTCTTAACCTTCACAGTTATATCTTCTTCGTAATCACTAAACTGACCGTCCGACATTATGATACGTATCAAAAGTAACTTCTAATAACTATTCGACTAATCTATACGGAGTATTTGCAATATATAAACTGAAACTATTATTTCACAACCTCTATCCATGTGGATTTTCGATTTGTTATTGTCGAATGACACTTGATAAGTGACAGTGACGTTGCTGGTTAAATGACAGCTTAAAACTTCTGTTTTACGCAAAAAGTTTTCAGTTTCCGATACTTTCATTGGGATATAAAcgatctaattaaaaataattaaattgaacagaaaaaaataaggaaaaggtaaaataaagataatataattatatttacccaATACAATGGACTGAACCGGAatattgatgaatattttattgtaatttggattaaaataattatactatattacaataatttgtattaaaaacctctagaattaaaaaaatgaccttgttaaatttgttaaaaatgaatGCCTGAACCAACAAAGCCAAAACCAATAATAAACTCCCGAACACgagcaaataatttaaatctaaaacgTGCGGTTAAAAATACGAACAATTTGTGCAGGGGTGACTTGATTGAGTAACAAGCCAATTCAATATCAATTGGCAAAATTGCTACtgtttgtttgataaatatttgagaCTAATTGATTTGTCCCCTCTACTTATAATTAACTACCAAAGAACTTGATTGCGTCGTAggatcctattaatattatctaatttattgatatttttaagttctacCACCTACACTGtccgataaaatataaaaaatccttttatttttataacccaTCGAGCAATTTGCCATCTATGTGAATTATGAGCtgttttatatcaaataaaaatgaaatgcgaTAAACAAGTTAAGTGCTTATTGTTTTGCACTATTGTGACAATTTTGCCTGAAATAGCTCCATGAAAATAGTatccaataaaattgttaagcTAGAGAAAAATACCACAATgtttagaataaatattatagttttataggTACTGAATATTTCTTGGTAGGTAAATGTCATACTCATATGTATCTAGGGTTTCTTAGTAATACACAGGGTAATGTGACGTCAAAATCAACAGAACGTTTTGTATCAATAAGTTCTTGCGTTAATTTATCTACGTCATAAAGGAGCAAATTGCATTGGAATCAATTTAGAACACGTTAAATTACTGCATTTAAAATGTAGGGAAGTACCTGCCAACAGTCTGTCTAAGCATCGTTTCCTCTTACTGGGACGAATGGAAAAACCGCAGCTGTACCGAGAAAGGTTTGtggaataattttaatgattggaCGAGTAACAGGGCCATAATTTTTTTTGGTTCCAAAACAATACGTATTATGTACGCATGGTCGACAGAGAGCTTGATTTTATTTGCACTTACCTAAATTTTTTGTTCCGAtatagttttataaacatttcctGTATTGTATtgcaaagaaattaatattttgtcacTTCCTGCCATGAGATAATCCAAATCTTGTTTGCAATACAAACTACATactatatacctacctacctattcCTCAATCACTCAAggcatataaaataaattaatataccatattgtttgttataaaaactcAATTTGCATGCTACTGTGTACCATCAAGGTTGCAATATCAAAATCAAGGTATTACTTTGGTTATGTAATTGATTTCAACtagaaataatgatttattgtgACGGTAAGATACGATAGACGATGTGGATctgttatattataatcttgcatgcaaattaatgtaaataatacagGCAGTATATGTAAGAGCAGAATGTTGCTTATACAGTCCTGTCCATAGATGCCCATTTCCTCTGCGAAAAAAAATGATCAACGTGTTCTTAGATTGAATGtgacgtttttttattattcttgtacTGCAGTTCAAGTCACAAAGAACGGGGGATATTAAGGAGCTTATTAGGTTTATGCCCTAAATAAAGCTTATTATCACCCTCTTTCGAGTCACAGACTCTTCACCTCGTCTCCATAATTCGCTTCGTATTTCGACCCGTCTTTTTCCTCTTCACCTGGTGCGTATAAACGTATAAGTCTCAACTCCTTCCTTCATCCTTCCATCTCTTCTTTCATTCCTTCCTCACATTTGGGCCCCTACCCACAATGCTTTTTTGAAGGTAACTCAAGGGAATCCGAAGGACCAAAGAGTAGGTGATGCGAATGACCCTATCGACAGAAACTAGCACTCTTCCCTGGATATGGAGAAATGGAGATGTACGTAGAGAGAGATGACTTTGTCCTCAAGTGACACAGAAGCTGtaagccacaaaaaaaaaacaaacaaaaaaatggctTAAAATCGTTACACCTTAATAAGCAATAATGGacactttaaaacaatacaaatttatGATTAAACCTTCTTATTGCATTTGTTTGCAGTTGATTAGCCATGTAATAAAGGTCGCTATCGGCCTCCATAACACTAATTAGCGTGGTAATACAAAAAGTAACTGTCAAGGTAATtgttaaaaaggaaatatatgAACTAAGAAATCAAAATCATTCGGAAATATATTGTTCCGTCTCTTTTAGTAGGTCAAAGTTTGATTACAATGCTTTTGGCattgtaatatattaaaaaaaaaacaaaaggtacCTATAAGTAGGTACTGTTAAGTGCATTTAAGGAAACATGTATATCACGTAAGTAATTGCCTTCAAAACTGGTATACTGTAAGTCGTTTTTGAACTTGTTTTTGGTTTTGCTGGCGAAAAAGGTTTTAGTCGAATTTGAATTACGAAGTTACATGGAAATAGGTTTAGATGTCGAAAAGCGGCTATTGAACagttaaactaattaaaaaacattaaagggATCAGAATATACCATTTGTTACCTACAAATGTTTTCATGAACAAAAGTTTATTCATTCACTTATCCAGTCTCATATTACTATGAAAGCGACTAGAAACATTTACCAGAACTTGCTACAATAACCGTCATTAgtagataatgttttattaaaacaacacttCATGTTATCTTAACGTGATGACTATTAAAAACACTATAATCATGTTCCTAAATTTGTCTTTGTGTTTCTAACGAAATAACTATGCTTACATCAGGAGAATTTGTCACTCTTCTTTTCACATTAGAACCTACTGGCTCTCATGAGAAATTATCAAATTCTCTCCGCTTCAAAAGGTTTCCTCTTGTATTGGTGTAAAGTAGACGCCACTTTTCAAGGTGAGGTGTATTGTCATGTGCAAGACAAGACCACACGGTGATGCGggcaataataaaactttgagAGTCTCCTGATGTCCCTTTTAATGTGCCCCTGATCAGATTATGCCTCATTTATACCTCAACTTCCAATGGCCAAAAACCTCCCTTAGCTTTCGCGAATCGATCTCGGTGAGAATTCCCAAATAGTCTCATTCCACGTGTCCATCTCCAATGGGTACAATTAGATCTGCTTTACCTTGCTATCGATCgcatgtttacttttttaattaaatagaagtAACAATGGATCATTTGTTGAGTTATAGTTACTTTATGAGGTACCAATGtgaacataaaattgttttgcatttttaaCGTCGTTTTTAGGGTTTCGAAAACCCTATTTATGAGGCGACGTCACCAaactgtatcttatgaaccctGATGGCTAAGCATTTTCACAGATAACATAGGATTATTAAGAAAAGTATCGAGTTTTAGCAAAAGttgttatgaatttatttttcactcaaccgatttgtttttctttttatttttgttcacaaTCCTCACTAGCACAAGTCCTTCCCGCACTTAACcgggttttattaaataaatattacatttaatatgttGTAGTCGACActggataaataatattttttattcattccaTATTCGCTAGAAGAACTATGGAAAAAAACAGTGGTTTCCCCATAAGCGTCAGTCTGcaaatctttaaattaaatgtatttacagCACAGACTGTTTTTGTCTATTAGACCATTATTTAGACTAATTAATTACCGTTCACTTTAAGTGTTAGCTAAATACATAAGTAGGTATCTACTTCATTATGTTTTTACCACAAAGATAAGCCTTGAAGTCAGGGGTAACCTAATTAAAGTGAGATCAAAACATTGATTAGTTagatgattatatttattttatgtagtcCAGTAGAATTTTCTTTGGTTTATAAACAGTATTCGTTAGTgcctgaaaaataaacaaaagaactgGTTTTCTTATTCCATTaccaaaaaaagaaagtaaGCTAGATAGCCAAATTAAAAATTCGCAAACCTACTGTTTGTCACGCATCGGTaatgttcataatattagtatttacaattatttatattttactggaGTAACCTTACGAAGTGAATTGACGTCGCTCAGTAGTATTTAAGAAGGCTACTCAATGACTGACGAGCCAAACCTTCGTTTCATAGGCTCGCGGCCGGCCGCAACGGCCACTCACAACTAATAAACAAATGCAcaattgttactttattttcttcgaataaaaagtaaacaagtgAAAGAAGATAAAATGCCTGCCGATTCAGATCTTATTGTACCCAATGGGGATGATCGCGTGGAAAAGGATCACTTCAAAAGTCTCGCTGAGCGATCAAAACATGAAGATTTTCTGAGGCGAGCTGTGGACCTCTTGGTTGAAAGAGTGGTGTTTGGGAGGTCTTTGAGGACTTCGAAGGTTGTGGAATGGGCGTCACCTGAGGACATCAAGAAGGCGATAGATCTGAAGCCGAGGGAATCGCCAGCTTCTCACGAAGAGCTATTGGCGGTCATGGCTGATGTGAGTATTCATATTACGTCACAGTTGAAACTTTGTAAATAGTTGTGGGAACATAATCATGGCCAGTCTGTTATAATAATCTTTAGAAGACCTATAAAGCTGAATCTTATGATATCtgagagtgttttttttttatttccgaaaaaaatatttctaaatgaaaatttcgtaataatatggacttatatttctttttttttctcaatacaTGTATTTAACTGACAACTAAATCATTGTTTCAGGTTGCTCGCTATTCCGTCAATACTTCACACCCGTATTTCGTCAACCAATTGTTTTCGACGGTTGATCCTTATGGGTTGGTTGGTCAATGGTTGACTGATGCCTTGAACCCCAGTGTGTACACGTTCGAAGTGGCTCCAGTTTTCACCCTTATGGAGGAGGAGGTTCTTCGTGAAATGAGGGCTATAGTCGGATGGCCAGAAGGCGACGGTGATGGCATTTTCTGCCCTGGAGGTTCTATAGCTAATGGTTACGCTATTAGTTGTGCCCGTCACTTCTTCTATCCAGAAGTCAAGGTGAGTCTAaggatttacttttattatcagGTTTAGTACACACATGACTAAGTAAATAGGATCTTATTAAACAATAGTTGTATTTTGAAGATCAAACGTCAATGAACTGGCAAAACTGACACAATTAAGCACGAATGTTTTGATCGTGTTATTAGCTTGTAAACTAAATTAATCATGTTCAACGCAAAACCAATTCTACATGATTAGAATCAGGTGTTATAATTGATTGtttgattaataattttatctcGTTCTGTGCTGGTTCATTATATAGATTGGCAGTATTGCAGGAAGCATTCCGTTCGGTGGTTACCTTAACCCCGATACACCGATCATTATTATCGCGTGCGGTGGTTTGTGTAAACCTTggtgaattaaaaaatagtgaTTGTGGTTTAGTGTATCTATGAATAAGTGTATTTTTCAAGTGAATCTCTAGTTGTAACAGTAAAAATACGGGTGTTGCCAAATATGTATGTACCGCTCTTGTTTATAAATGTCTTCCGCACTAAGGGTATCCTCCTGTCGCAAGGACTTttatacattcaagtcacatgcacaaagacatccagactcagaacaagcatttgtggaggGACggtgaattatattatttagattcTCAGGTCCTTTAGGTCCAggaagaaacaaaaagaaaactctatatgtaaaattgaaaattgttctgattttgtattgataaaCATGCAAATAGTAGGAATATGAATCGAGCTATTTACGCataatctattattttacgTGATTTCGCACTCATATCAGAATTTTCTACAACTTTCTCCActtgtttttgaaaacaaaagggCAAAACATTTAACCAACAGAATGAACGTCtgcttaaaacaataacaaacaaaagttaGACCCGCAATTTTTGTTACGACTTTATATTTGCCTGATAATGACCTTGAcctagaaaatataataattggcAACACGTTTTATATAACTGTACGaaacaaatgaagttatgtactCTATAATATGGAGTAagactaatttaatttagagtGCTTACCCGGTGCTTTAAATTCACTATtgcggtaaaaaaaaaatatcaacagaaGCGGAAACCATATTACTAGAAGTGATTTTGGAGTTTCCTGCTCCAATGTTTCTAGTAAcactgttttaagtaaaaaatattgcggTAATGCTTATGCGGGTGAGTGGATGCGGGGAGTACCTGTCGGGGAAGCTTATACATGGGAATGTTTTGTTTCTACGTGTCCATGTCTTTTACTAGACATCCGTGCGTCTACACTTTCTACTACACCTTGTATATTGTGCTGATTTTGACGACGCGACATCGTTATCCATGATTtcactttattaatattgaatttgaacTGCTTATTAAGCATTAGCGGTACctagattatttttgtagaagATTTAGTGATAATACCTTTGTTTAGATGATCTAAGTATCGCATCTTAAGTTTGAACACATCGAAACGTtctgaaatgtatttttgacaaAAGGTACGCCTTTATAACTTTACTAATAATActgttgtaattatttcaattaaattgtgaAGGTCGCGAGCTTGCGGTGCGAACTTTAACGAAAATTATTCTGTTATGTGATAAATTTCATTGGGAAATTATATTTAGCTATTGTATATTATTCCATATATTCTATTCTTGGTTCATAAGTTTTAATCTAaacacagatttatttatttgaaatatgatGACGAAAAATATTGTTCTGCTGTAATTAGTttctttgcaaaaataataattaactttatataaacatttataggtctgttaattaacaataatacattGTGTTAGTCCTTGCTTTTTTATCGTGCTAAATTAGTGATTTCCGCTTTGTTAATGTGTATGTAATGCAAGCTAAGACTCTTAAGGACTCTATAAAATACTTGACGAAGGATTTCCGCGTACTTTTGGTTTGATTCAAGTGAGATCAAACAAGTCTCGTATGATTATGTTCAACAAATTTCTGTATTCATTAACTTTGCATACATTTTGCCCATAAGACacgatatacatacatacatctttgaatatagtttttatatattCGTTTAAGGGCcgtttttcaatcgccagataacttttatctgacgaatatacttatttgtttagaaaatatgtcaaacggccatattttaTTCCCCAGATAGAAGTTaattgatgattgaaaaatcatCCCTTAGtgtaaaatatactattttgaCAGTCTACCACAATTTGCCTGCGTTAGCTTATTCAAAGTTTTGTACCACCCTCGTACAAAATTATTCTCGTACTtcgaaatgtttatattataataacaaaagacTAGCTAAAGTTAAACACCGAATATTCACTTAAAACtgtgtgatttattttaaaacgaacctaatttaaattttatgagtgTAACCACAAAGAAGTAACAGAACCCTTTTGATGTTTGACTTTCATCTTTTGAAACTTAAATAGTTTAGAATcaaaataccaattaaaattCAGAGTCATTCAAAATCCTTTATGTCTAAGTACTCATTATACTCGGTTTTAATGACTGGAAATTTTAATGAGATGTCCTTTTCGCAGAGCAAAGGTGTCTATGCGGTGCCGCGGCTGGTGCTATTCACATCTGAACTCGCTCATTACTCGACGAAAAAGTTGGCCACGTTTATGGGTATTGGGGGAGACAACTGCATTATGGTGAAAACTGATAAGAATGGAAAAATCGTTGTCGAAGATCTGGAAGCGAAAATTGTGGAGGCTATAGAAGAAGGTGCGACTCCGTTTTTGGTTACGGCTACCGCTGGTACTACAGTGTATGGAGCTTTTGATCCGTTGCTGCCTATTTCTGCGTTGTGCAAGAAGTATAACTTGTGGCTACATGTTGATGCTGCCTGGGGAGGCGGCGCTCTGATGTCCAAGAAACATAGACATCTCTTAAATGGGATTGAATTGTGAGTATTCATactgttttgttatatttcaaactctatatcaataaataaaaaaactatcttatatacctaatatttaaGTCTAAAAATGCTTATTTAAAAAGGGCTATGAAAAGCTGTAAGACTCAGCATTAGAagataagatattaaaaaaatagaatttattactTCGTATTttggaaagaaataaaaaccaacGTCTAAG encodes:
- the LOC113497136 gene encoding serine/threonine-protein kinase RIO1, which gives rise to MSDGQFSDYEEDITVKVKTVRFSDVPQIKTLSTSEDDDEFDSDEYFHDSDDPGQNKKKANINTQAPSNKVSAYQPSEKLFKKYVHKINVDKYEPMSRKTEKFMDINDRKADNERIRIKDKHDRATAEQVMDPRTKMILFKLLNRGIINEINGCISTGKEANVYHATSKDGKDYAVKIFKTSILVFKDRDKYVSGEYRFRNGYCRSNPRKMVRTWAEKEMRNLVRMHNAQLSVPEPVILRSHVLVMSFMGEDGWPSPKLKDVEISQSTARSLYRDCIMMMWKMFNICKLVHADLSEFNLLYHQGNIVIIDVSQSVEHDHPHAFEFLRKDCTNISDFFRKRGVATLTVKELFDFITDSTINEANLEECLEKLSEKAASRNFEEMTAQEQVEEEAFKSIYIPKRLTEVINYERDITKAKKGDTEDLAYKKIAGFKEDLTAAEKPDILQEEDISASGSESDSEGEDDDDEDKTKFKNSARPRDESPNSKKARKKAIKEEKAEKRKTKTKKHVKKRRDKGSGKR
- the LOC113497156 gene encoding cysteine sulfinic acid decarboxylase; this translates as MPADSDLIVPNGDDRVEKDHFKSLAERSKHEDFLRRAVDLLVERVVFGRSLRTSKVVEWASPEDIKKAIDLKPRESPASHEELLAVMADVARYSVNTSHPYFVNQLFSTVDPYGLVGQWLTDALNPSVYTFEVAPVFTLMEEEVLREMRAIVGWPEGDGDGIFCPGGSIANGYAISCARHFFYPEVKSKGVYAVPRLVLFTSELAHYSTKKLATFMGIGGDNCIMVKTDKNGKIVVEDLEAKIVEAIEEGATPFLVTATAGTTVYGAFDPLLPISALCKKYNLWLHVDAAWGGGALMSKKHRHLLNGIELADSVTWNPHKLLAAPQQCSTFLIRHKNVLKEGHSSNAKYLFQKDKFYDTSYDTGDKHIQCGRRADVFKFWFMWKAKGSEGFEKHIDALFDNAAFFTEHIRQREGFKLVLDKPECTNIMFWYIPTCLRGCENDPDYKERLHKVAPKIKERMIKEGSMMVTYQPQGDLVNFFRIVFQNSALDHKDMVYFANEFERLGRDVVV